A genomic stretch from Spartobacteria bacterium includes:
- a CDS encoding purine-binding chemotaxis protein CheW codes for MAGNDDLLNNAGYDDESEDSMKDRYLTFRVGKEVYGINIYHVIEIVSVHKITVVPDMPEFVKGVINLRGQVIPIIDVRLRFSMEPRAYDERTCIVVVKVKDINIGMVVDTVNEVLDIPPEQISPPPRSSSQSGGGRYIQGMGKIGDQVKILLDVEKLLFEEELALLSGVSA; via the coding sequence GGTATGACGATGAGAGCGAAGATTCCATGAAGGATCGCTATCTGACATTTCGCGTCGGAAAAGAGGTCTATGGAATTAATATTTATCACGTAATTGAAATCGTCAGTGTTCACAAGATTACCGTGGTTCCGGACATGCCGGAATTTGTAAAAGGTGTAATTAATCTGCGAGGTCAGGTGATTCCCATTATTGATGTTCGGCTACGGTTCAGCATGGAACCGCGAGCGTATGACGAACGCACGTGTATTGTTGTGGTTAAAGTCAAAGACATCAATATTGGTATGGTGGTCGATACCGTAAATGAAGTACTGGATATTCCGCCAGAACAGATTAGCCCGCCTCCGCGCTCCAGCTCCCAGAGTGGCGGTGGCAGGTATATTCAAGGTATGGGAAAAATTGGTGATCAGGTCAAAATTTTGCTTGATGTAGAAAAACTGCTCTTTGAAGAAGAGCTTGCCCTATTGAGCGGTGTGAGCGCGTAG
- the pyrB gene encoding aspartate carbamoyltransferase, translated as MGKRPYHALIAQQFDRAMLDRLCELATQIRKIGKTRGGIHFLQDLMSEKRAMIYFAQPSTRTFLSFAAACQILGMPLAHVRDSSTSSEVKGESPEDTVRTFSSYFDVIIMRHPVGGFAERIAWMLSNSERPVPVINAGSGADQHPTQALLDIYTLQRSFENRGGVEGKKIAFVGDLKRGRTVRSLSNLLQWYPDVKQYFIAPPSLQIGQDVIESLDASGIQYEISADFHSLIPELDAIYMTRIQDEWDVGQESRLIDTSPYHFDAGHLEILKEDAIIMHPLPRRNEIAIEVDSDPRAMYWRQVRNGMWARVALLVMIFDRDTEIDRYYRDLTR; from the coding sequence ATGGGAAAGCGCCCCTATCATGCGCTTATTGCCCAGCAGTTTGATCGAGCCATGCTGGATCGCCTTTGTGAACTGGCCACGCAGATAAGAAAAATTGGGAAAACCCGTGGCGGAATCCATTTTTTGCAGGATCTTATGTCGGAAAAACGGGCAATGATTTATTTTGCCCAGCCCTCCACCCGTACCTTTCTTTCTTTTGCCGCAGCCTGTCAGATACTGGGTATGCCGCTCGCTCATGTAAGGGACTCAAGTACGTCATCGGAGGTCAAGGGCGAATCACCTGAAGACACCGTACGTACATTCAGTTCCTATTTTGATGTTATTATCATGCGTCATCCTGTGGGCGGTTTTGCCGAACGTATCGCATGGATGTTATCTAACAGTGAACGGCCGGTACCCGTTATTAATGCCGGCTCCGGCGCGGATCAGCACCCCACTCAGGCTCTGCTTGATATCTATACGCTGCAGCGAAGCTTTGAAAACAGGGGCGGCGTGGAAGGAAAGAAAATTGCATTTGTCGGCGATTTGAAACGCGGCCGAACGGTTCGTTCTCTGTCGAACTTGTTACAGTGGTATCCTGATGTGAAGCAATATTTTATCGCTCCTCCCTCCCTGCAGATTGGACAGGATGTCATTGAAAGTCTTGATGCGTCGGGGATCCAGTACGAAATAAGTGCGGATTTCCACTCACTCATACCGGAACTGGATGCCATTTACATGACGCGTATCCAGGATGAATGGGATGTTGGACAGGAAAGCCGCCTGATTGATACCTCGCCTTACCATTTTGATGCAGGACACCTCGAAATATTGAAAGAGGATGCCATTATTATGCACCCGCTCCCGCGACGGAATGAAATTGCGATTGAGGTGGATTCCGATCCCCGGGCCATGTACTGGCGGCAGGTACGCAATGGCATGTGGGCGAGGGTGGCGTTGCTTGTTATGATTTTTGACCGGGATACAGAAATTGATCGTTATTATCGCGATTTGACACGTTAG
- a CDS encoding glycosyltransferase family 9 protein, which produces MKWANQPRRILIVKLSSLGDLFHALPVVHLLKHATGASVDWVVQSEYVSLVQTFDDVDHVIGFPRKKIREQGRAFVRQLRSSEYDLVIDLQGLLKSALITRLARAAWRLGPSYQREGATFFYHHVVGPRNKDRHAVEEALDVIRFLELPDSPRSFPVTFPEVTLPDTDARSVAMIPCSRWTTKNWPIEHFSVLACRLHDQLGLRVILAGAPDDRDTCDAIAQKSGVDVLNWAGKTSIPQLGGLLSQMDLVISVDSGPMHMACAAGVPVVAIFGPTSARRTGPYSAGAATKVMLAEPRLSCQPCMSRTCANAIENACLRKLDPDTVFEMAAHML; this is translated from the coding sequence ATGAAGTGGGCGAATCAACCCCGGCGTATACTCATTGTTAAACTGAGTTCGCTTGGGGATTTATTTCATGCGTTACCCGTGGTGCACTTGTTAAAGCACGCCACGGGGGCCTCCGTCGATTGGGTTGTCCAATCGGAATATGTGTCGCTCGTCCAGACCTTCGACGATGTGGATCATGTGATTGGATTTCCTCGTAAAAAAATCCGTGAACAGGGTCGGGCATTTGTGCGGCAGCTCCGCTCGTCAGAGTACGATCTCGTAATTGACTTACAGGGATTACTCAAAAGTGCACTGATCACACGCCTGGCCAGAGCAGCATGGCGTCTCGGGCCATCCTACCAGCGTGAGGGTGCCACATTTTTCTATCATCATGTGGTCGGCCCCCGGAATAAGGATCGGCATGCCGTGGAGGAAGCACTGGATGTAATACGTTTCCTTGAACTACCTGATTCGCCGCGCAGTTTTCCCGTCACTTTTCCCGAGGTGACCCTGCCGGATACCGATGCTCGATCCGTTGCCATGATTCCCTGTTCACGCTGGACAACAAAAAATTGGCCGATAGAGCATTTCTCCGTACTGGCGTGCCGGCTTCATGATCAGCTTGGACTACGCGTCATTTTAGCTGGTGCTCCCGATGACCGGGACACTTGCGATGCAATTGCCCAGAAATCCGGAGTGGATGTTCTGAACTGGGCCGGGAAAACAAGTATTCCTCAATTAGGCGGCTTGCTCTCGCAGATGGATTTGGTGATATCAGTCGATTCAGGCCCCATGCATATGGCCTGTGCCGCAGGCGTTCCCGTCGTGGCCATTTTTGGCCCGACCAGTGCCCGACGAACTGGCCCTTACAGCGCAGGGGCCGCCACAAAGGTGATGCTGGCCGAGCCTCGCTTGTCCTGTCAGCCCTGCATGTCGAGAACTTGTGCGAATGCGATAGAAAATGCGTGTTTACGTAAGTTAGATCCCGACACGGTTTTCGAAATGGCCGCACACATGTTGTGA
- the argF gene encoding ornithine carbamoyltransferase codes for MKHLITLADWSPEEIAGVLELAADLKKDKSKYYDIMHRKVLIMIFEKPSLRTRVSFETGTCQMGGDAIYYDMSTSPLSAGKETIADTIKVLSRYCDIVMARLFEHSTIEEMVAHTTIPVINGLTNDSHPTQILADLQTMREHKGDLKGLTLTYMGDAFNNVTHSLMYGCTKMGMHVRIGCPAGKEYSPDAVVLKQAGKYAAAFGGSVVVTHDPAEAVDGADVIYTDSWMSYHIPKEEEAARVKVFQPYQVDAALMKKARSNAIFMNCLPAQRGYEQTAEIIDGPQSVVFDEAENRMHAHKAVMLRLLELA; via the coding sequence ATGAAGCATTTGATTACCCTGGCCGACTGGTCCCCGGAAGAGATTGCCGGCGTTCTGGAGCTGGCTGCTGATTTAAAAAAAGATAAGTCTAAGTATTACGATATCATGCACCGTAAAGTGCTGATCATGATTTTTGAAAAGCCTAGTTTGCGTACGCGGGTTTCGTTTGAAACGGGAACCTGTCAAATGGGCGGGGATGCCATTTATTACGACATGTCCACCTCACCGCTTAGTGCAGGAAAAGAAACCATCGCCGATACCATCAAGGTGTTGAGCCGTTATTGCGATATCGTTATGGCCCGTTTGTTTGAGCATTCAACGATTGAAGAGATGGTTGCACATACCACCATTCCAGTGATCAATGGATTAACCAACGACAGTCATCCCACGCAGATTCTTGCTGACCTGCAAACTATGCGCGAACATAAAGGGGATTTGAAAGGACTGACTTTGACCTATATGGGTGATGCCTTTAATAATGTAACCCACTCGTTGATGTATGGCTGTACTAAAATGGGGATGCATGTGCGCATCGGATGCCCCGCCGGAAAAGAATACAGTCCGGATGCCGTTGTTCTGAAACAGGCCGGGAAATATGCCGCCGCCTTTGGAGGGAGTGTCGTCGTGACACATGATCCTGCCGAAGCCGTCGACGGCGCGGATGTGATCTATACTGATTCGTGGATGAGTTATCATATTCCCAAAGAAGAAGAAGCTGCCCGCGTAAAAGTTTTTCAGCCTTATCAGGTGGATGCGGCACTGATGAAAAAGGCCCGCAGCAATGCCATCTTTATGAATTGCCTGCCGGCACAGAGGGGTTATGAGCAGACGGCAGAGATTATCGACGGGCCGCAGTCGGTTGTCTTCGATGAAGCCGAAAATCGTATGCATGCCCATAAAGCGGTGATGCTGCGTTTGCTTGAACTCGCCTGA